In one window of Arachis ipaensis cultivar K30076 chromosome B06, Araip1.1, whole genome shotgun sequence DNA:
- the LOC107647542 gene encoding uncharacterized protein LOC107647542, producing MMCKVQHLLESMFKLKVLGDLKYFLGLELARLPEGIVLSQRKYTLSILEDTNFVDAKPSSLPMETNLRMSAFDGDPLHDPSTYRRIIRRLMYLTISRPDITYAVSTLSQFLSKPTTTHLTALHHLLRYLKGSVGQGLLFSAKSELQLMAYANADWAGCPDTRRSVTGYCVFIGDSLISWRSKKKQHTVSRSSAESEYRAMAAVAAELTWLKGLLSDFQVDIPSSMLFCDSQSAIHIATNPTFHERTKHIEIDCHFVRERVMAGFLNLLHVRTQYQLADVFTKPVTLAQFNNLISKFGMINIYLPT from the coding sequence ATGATGTGCAAGGTACAACACTTGTTAGAATCTATGTTTAAACTCAAGGTTTTAGGTGATTTAAAGTACTTTTTGGGGCTGGAACTTGCAAGATTACCTGAAGGCATTGTCCTTAGTCAAAGAAAGTACACCTTGAGCATATTGGAAGACACCAACTTTGTTGATGCTAAGCCGAGTTCCTTACCTATGGAGACAAATCTGAGGATGAGTGCCTTTGATGGGGACCCATTGCACGATCCTTCTACTTATAGGCGTATAATTAGGAGGCTAATGTACCTTACAATATCACGCCCCGACATCACATATGCTGTCTCCACATTGAGCCAATTTCTATCCAAACCAACCACCACTCATCTTACTGCTCTCCACCACTTACTGAGGTACTTAAAAGGGAGTGTGGGACAAGGCCTTCTCTTCTCTGCCAAGTCAGAACTGCAACTTATGGCATACGCTAATGCTGATTGGGCAGGTTGCCCGGACACTAGAAGAAGTGTCACTGGTTACTGTGTTTTCATTGGTGATTCCCTTATCTCctggagatcaaagaagaagcaaCACACTGTCTCAAGGTCTTCCGCTGAATCTGAATACCGGGCTATGGCAGCAGTGGCAGCTGAATTAACCTGGTTGAAAGGTCTTCTCTCTGACTTTCAAGTTGACATCCCATCTTCTATGCTCTTTTGTGACTCACAATCAGCCATCCACATTGCAACGAATCCCACATTTCATGAGAGAACAAAGCATATCGAGAtcgattgtcactttgttcgagAGCGAGTGATGGCAGGATTTCTGAATCTCCTTCACGTTCGGACACAATACCAACTAGCTGATGTGTTTACTAAGCCTGTAACTCTAGCTCAGTTCAATAATCTCATTTCCAAGTTTGGCATGATAAACATTTATCTGCCAACTTGA